A genome region from Anastrepha obliqua isolate idAnaObli1 chromosome 4, idAnaObli1_1.0, whole genome shotgun sequence includes the following:
- the LOC129244113 gene encoding uncharacterized protein LOC129244113 gives MEHVSRDIYEVTISSALYQRPANNITLICSVVMSGYENRPPMVQHTVDWCAFFNSKRRNLLAKLAYSVMGLERYSNMNHSCPYDHDLLVDHYPFDGKAVGKVLPFGNGIFTFITKWYSNNIFSAEIKIRFQAFER, from the exons ATGGAGCATGTGAGTCGAGACATTTATGAAGTGACCATATCGAGTGCACTGTACCAAAGGCCGGCAAATAATATAACG CTTATATGCAGCGTTGTGATGAGTGGCTATGAGAATCGTCCACCTATGGTACAACACACAGTCGATTGGTGTGCCTTTTTTAATAGTAAACGTCGGAATTTATTGGCAAAACTGGCTTATAGTGTTATGGGGCTCGAACGGTACAGTAATATGAATCATAGCTGTCCATATGAT CACGATTTGCTTGTTGATCACTATCCATTCGATGGCAAAGCGGTGGGCAAAGTGCTGCCATTTGGCAATGGTATATTCACCTTCATCACAAAATGGTACTCTAATAATATATTCAGTGCTGAGATTAAAATACGTTTTCAAGCATTTGAAAGATAA